GCAAAAAGTTAAAGCAGCACCACCTGTGCGTAATTTTAGAGAAGCATTACGACAGGGAAAGACTAAACCAGCTTTAATTGCGGAAGTGAAAAAAGCTTCTCCTAGTAAGGGAGTAATTCGGGAAGATTTTGATCCCGTAGCGATCGCACAAGCCTACCAGCAAGGAGGCGCAAGCTGTTTGTCAGTACTTACTGACAAAGTATTTTTTCAAGGCAGCTTTGAAAACTTGGCTCTAGTGCGTAAGAGCGTAGACTTACCATTGCTGTGTAAGGAATTTATCATTTATCCTTACCAAATATACTTAGCTCGCAGTTATGGGGCTGATGCTATCCTCTTAATTGCAGCTATTCTTAGCGATCAAGATTTGCAGTACTTTATCAAAATTGCTAAAACCTTGAGCATGACTGCATTAATTGAAGTACATACAGCAGAGGAGCTAGAGCGAGTATTAGCATTGGAAGATGTTAACCTGATTGGGATTAACAATCGCAACTTAGAAGATTTTTCAGTTGATTTGCAAACAACCTGTCAACTTTTGAGTAGCAATAGCAGCCAATTGCAGGAGCGGGATATCTTAGTTGTCAGTGAATCTGGATTACATACTCCAGATGACATCAAATTAGTGTCTGAAGCTGGTGTTAATGCTGTTCTCATCGGTGAATCATTAGTAAAACAACCCGATCCAGCAGCTAAAATCGCTAGTTTGTTTGCCCACACACAAGTGTAGTCAAAATTAGTTAGTAGGAAGGATGAGGGAAATGGGGAAACGGGGGAGAAAAAAATTCTTTCCTAGCTTTCCTATCCCAAGTAAGTACTTATGCTCACGCCCGCCTTTAGATTTGCTTAAGCGATAATGATTAAGGGTTGTGATCTACTAAACACTTATTTCCTTACTTAGAGACTACCCTGGAATCAGGGCGAGTCTAGTAAACATATTACCTAATTGGTTGCATCATGGCTTTTGGAAAAAGCCTCAACCCTATATCACTGCCTAATTAAATATTATCTAGTCCACAATTTTTATATCTGGTTTCATGGAGCCAATACCCCTGCCATCTTTGATTCACTATGAAGTGCTACTCCAGCTTTTAGAACGCCAAACTTCATTTGCGGCTAGTAATCAGCCTGCGATTAAAGAGCAAGTACAACAGCTAATCATCACACTGCGTAAAGCTTTGGCTCAACAAAAACGACTTGAACAAAGCTGCGATCGCGCTAATGTCCCGATTGAGTATCACTGGTCACTTAATACTATCAACAACATCAAAACTAACCCTTAAACAGGCAATGGGAGGTATTAAGTGCCTGAAAATGAATCAGAGGATAATTGGCAGCAACC
This genomic stretch from Oculatellaceae cyanobacterium harbors:
- the trpC gene encoding indole-3-glycerol phosphate synthase TrpC, whose amino-acid sequence is MQIRRKHPNPSVAISSLRYEVKVPDAEPRHILEKIVWQKETEIDQMRERLPLIQLQQKVKAAPPVRNFREALRQGKTKPALIAEVKKASPSKGVIREDFDPVAIAQAYQQGGASCLSVLTDKVFFQGSFENLALVRKSVDLPLLCKEFIIYPYQIYLARSYGADAILLIAAILSDQDLQYFIKIAKTLSMTALIEVHTAEELERVLALEDVNLIGINNRNLEDFSVDLQTTCQLLSSNSSQLQERDILVVSESGLHTPDDIKLVSEAGVNAVLIGESLVKQPDPAAKIASLFAHTQV
- a CDS encoding DUF5340 domain-containing protein, with the translated sequence MEPIPLPSLIHYEVLLQLLERQTSFAASNQPAIKEQVQQLIITLRKALAQQKRLEQSCDRANVPIEYHWSLNTINNIKTNP